A genomic region of Miscanthus floridulus cultivar M001 chromosome 3, ASM1932011v1, whole genome shotgun sequence contains the following coding sequences:
- the LOC136544756 gene encoding disease resistance protein Pik-2-like produces MEGAQTLLSNAGQLLSSEYQQLSGVGGQVVELRDELDAINALLIMQSEAEDGAVDRFLHVCMRQLGEVAYDAEDCIDLYTLRIRSQPTDGVRAWLGRLLGTLPSRRRLNCEIRALRARTLAISERQARFGVNRDALRRSPPLLPAPMTVSAPANDADRRHRLVGIAEQADKLAARLKAPVGDEGERKAVFSIVGFGGLGKTTLAMEVCRRLEAEFPWQGMVSVSQAFEPSRDLKMLLTNLLRQVVKPETADDRGFKEEAALGAIDDLDDNGLAKRLEELLVDKRYLIVIDDVWSVRAWEAIQSKLPENNKGSRIILTTRIETVANACNPASFSGLCIHKMEPLKLEDAKKLFVSRVFGSMDVAYPKEFEDVMSDILKKCGGLPLAIISIASVLVGYKSPGGKDKWDRVCKSLGSQMEIHPTLEEMKHIVTLSYNHLPHELKGCMMYFSIFPEDYVIRKDRLLNRWMAEGLVHQKRGLTMWEVAESYLDELLSRNMIEEAGHLGGYAWKAQTYKVHDMLLEVMVSKSLEANFLSLHGGQYKGMLYDKIRRLSIHADIESVDSVAKRNVEGRRGEDTLNIQHVRSLSMFQLHGQHKLLKTLGNFVLLRVLDLEDCEGVTNKHVRYACNLYLLRFLSLRATNISKVPRQIGNLEHLQTLDLAYTFLTELPETITKLEKLEYIVFFNKDNHSGTMWTMPRGINKMKALHVLRGVSLGNDFKVAQEVGELEELEELDLSIDINKAIDEEVLKELALSISKMHSLRWLSIGRHGSSNDGGKILNFLHHLPTPPRLLQNLWIRGDIANGLPRWIGSLTHLVSFTTAIATLTGDELFGVLCMLPNLKTLCVYWDCYSGDEPVARTIHKFPVLRDLLLGGYLPKVIRFEEESMEMLEMLELRFDGRSRHVAERSIIGIEHLTNLKKVTLHCFGDNSALMDAVLEQMKAENDRRSRSNQFDIAVKYW; encoded by the exons ATGGAGGGCGCCCAAACCTTGCTGAGCAATGCCGGGCAGCTGCTGAGTTCAGAGTACCAGCAGCTCAGTGGCGTCGGCGGCCAAGTTGTTGAGCTGCGGGACGAGCTGGACGCCATCAATGCTCTCCTCATCATGCAGTCCGAGGCAGAGGATGGGGCCGTGGACCGCTTCCTCCATGTGTGCATGCGGCAGCTGGGCGAGGTTGCCTACGACGCGGAGGACTGCATCGACCTTTACACCCTGCGCATCAGGTCCCAGCCCACCGACGGCGTGCGCGCCTGGCTAGGACGCCTGCTCGGGACGCTCCCGTCTCGCCGCCGCCTCAACTGTGAGATCAGAGCCCTTCGCGCCCGCACCCTCGCCATCAGCGAGCGCCAGGCGCGGTTCGGCGTCAACCGTGACGCGCTGCGCCGCTCCCCTCCTCTGCTACCCGCCCCCATGACAGTGTCCGCTCCAGCTAACGACGCCGACCGCCGCCACCGACTGGTCGGCATCGCGGAGCAGGCTGATAAACTGGCTGCACGGCTGAAGGCGCCGGTTGGCGACGAGGGTGAACGCAAGGCCGTTTTCTCCATCGTGGGGTTCGGCGGCCTTGGCAAGACGACGCTGGCCATGGAGGTGTGCCGCCGGCTAGAAGCGGAGTTCCCGTGGCAGGGGATGGTGTCCGTGTCTCAGGCGTTCGAGCCGAGCAGGGACCTCAAGATGTTGCTCACGAACCTTCTTCGGCAGGTCGTGAAGCCCGAAACAGCTGACGACAGGGGCTTCAAGGAAGAGGCTGCCCTGGGTGCAATCGACGACCTGGATGACAACGGGCTAGCCAAAAGACTCGAGGAGCTTCTCGTGGACAAAAG GTACCTCATAGTGATTGACGATGTTTGGAGTGTGCGAGCATGGGAGGCAATCCAATCCAAGCTACCAGAGAACAACAAGGGTAGTAGAATCATCTTGACCACTCGGATAGAAACAGTGGCCAATGCATGCAATCCTGCTAGTTTTAGTGGCCTTTGCATTCATAAAATGGAACCCCTTAAGCTTGAAGATGCCAAGAAGTTGTTCGTCAGTAGAGTGTTTGGCTCCATGGATGTCGCTTACCCCAAGGAGTTTGAAGATGTAATGAGCGACATCTTGAAAAAATGCGGTGGGCTGCCATTGGCCATTATCAGCATTGCTAGTGTTTTGGTAGGGTACAAATCACCAGGAGGCAAAGATAAGTGGGATAGAGTCTGCAAATCACTTGGTTCTCAAATGGAGATCCACCCTACCCTTGAGGAGATGAAGCATATAGTCACACTTAGCTACAATCACCTCCCACATGAGCTCAAGGGTTGCATGATGTACTTTAGCATTTTTCCAGAGGACTATGTGATCAGAAAGGACCGACTATTGAACAGATGGATGGCTGAAGGATTGGTTCATCAAAAGCGAGGGTTGACTATGTGGGAGGTTGCAGAGTCTTACTTGGACGAACTCTTGAGTAGGAACATGATTGAAGAAGCAGGCCATTTGGGTGGTTATGCCTGGAAGGCGCAAACATACAAGGTGCATGACATGCTTCTTGAGGTCATGGTGTCCAAGTCCTTGGAAGCTAACTTTCTTAGCCTGCATGGAGGGCAGTATAAGGGGATGTTGTATGACAAGATCCGTCGCCTCTCCATCCATGCTGACATAGAAAGTGTAGATTCTGTAGCAAAGAGAAATGTTGAAGGCCGCCGAGGCGAGGATACTTTGAACATACAACATGTTCGATCACTGAGCATGTTCCAGCTCCATGGGCAACACAAGCTCCTAAAAACGCTAGGCAACTTCGTCCTCTTGAGGGTACTTGACCTAGAAGACTGTGAGGGAGTAACAAACAAGCATGTAAGGTACGCCTGCAATCTGTACCTACTTAGGTTCCTAAGCTTGAGGGCCACAAACATAAGCAAGGTGCCTAGGCAGATcgggaatctagagcatttacaAACGCTTGATCTAGCTTACACGTTTCTTACTGAGCTGCCAGAAACAATCACAAAGCTAGAGAAACTCGAGTACATAGTGTTCTTCAACAAGGATAATCATTCGGGTACTATGTGGACTATGCCCCGAGGAATAAACAAAATGAAGGCTCTACATGTGTTGCGTGGGGTATCTCTTGGGAATGACTTTAAAGTTGCCCAAGAGGTAGGTGAACTTGAGGAACTAGAAGAGTTAGACTTATCCATCGACATCAACAAGGCCATTGATGAGGAGGttctcaaagaacttgctctATCCATAAGTAAGATGCACTCCCTGCGGTGGCTCAGTATCGGACGACATGGAAGTAGTAATGATGGTGGCAAGATACTAAACTTTCTCCATCACCTACCAACACCACCACGACTCCTCCAAAACCTTTGGATCAGAGGTGACATTGCCAATGGGTTGCCCAGATGGATCGGGTCACTCACACATCTTGTTAGTTTTACTACTGCGATTGCAACCCTTACCGGTGATGAGCTCTTTGGCGTCCTGTGTATGCTGCCCAACCTGAAGACATTGTGCGTGTACTGGGACTGCTACAGTGGGGATGAGCCAGTTGCACGCACCATCCACAAATTTCCGGTGCTCAGGGACCTGCTACTTGGAGGTTATCTACCCAAAGTTATTCGGTTTGAGGAAGAATCGATGGAAATGCTTGAGATGCTTGAACTTCGCTTTGACGGCAGGTCCAGACACGTGGCGGAGAGGAGCATCATTGGCATTGAACACTTGACCAACCTGAAAAAGGTTACGCTCCACTGTTTCGGAGACAACTCTGCACTAATGGACGCGGTACTTGAGCAGATGAAGGCTGAGAATGATAGGCGCTCAAGGTCCAACCAATTCGATATTGCAGTTAAATATTGGTGA